A section of the Leptospira semungkisensis genome encodes:
- a CDS encoding circularly permuted type 2 ATP-grasp protein, translating into MNQRTSQTANLLSGYRPGPGVYDEVCLPDGKSREKYEFLLRSFNHLGSPELRRRKEDSLRILKESGVTYNVYGDDRERVWGLDLFPLLMESKEWEGIERGLAQRSELLNEILKDAYGPKRFLFERKIPHEVLFQSGGFLRACAPVYDSANFRLAFVATDVSRDHQGNHYVIGDRIQAPSGSGYALENRIVLSRIFPSLYRDSQVHRVALYFRALRKTLNSFSPTRDREPLIILLTPGPGNETYFEHAYLAGYLGYTLAQSEDLTVRENKVFLKTVEGLQQVDVIFRRVDDWYMDPLELKGDSLLGVPGILGAVRAGHVVVANPIGSGFLENRAVHAYLATLCKFYLGEDLILPNVPTLWMGEESSRNEVFSNPHKYVLKPAIRSPLDPSVFLSSLSNAEREEWKQRVENRPERYVAQEILTGSTCPIFSGNSEELLVGKSVLRTFTCLSENGYVSMPGGLVRVSPKPDELIITNQRGAISKDLWILASEEKKEFSLLPGHVGRIPLKRKGTGIPSRVADNMFWMGRYAERAENMSRLLRETVHKILEAEETYEKEQFSLLLGVVDQLSGFSSAFFEPNGIDSLDAVREKVFSLVTSPHSSGSIRHDLNFFVGSSKAVRDRISDDTRYLISKLESEYPNNSSYDEVLEYLQKLVNLFASLSGLANESMSREAGYFFLDMGKRLERAQFISRLVLSSMERTTIYNKGIFESLLNVTDIRITYRRRYKYRIEAESVLDILLFDESNPRSLAFQLERLRENTMFVSGGKDGEISEEIQILTDLLARFREEDAKRIFEYADPAGGLKRWLIDILDILKSLSDAVARKYFRYVENQVRLGGPYG; encoded by the coding sequence ATGAATCAGAGAACTTCCCAAACTGCGAATCTTCTCTCCGGATATCGCCCCGGTCCGGGAGTGTACGACGAGGTATGCTTGCCGGATGGAAAATCCCGCGAGAAATACGAGTTCCTTCTTCGTAGTTTCAATCATCTAGGCTCTCCCGAATTAAGACGTAGAAAAGAAGACAGTCTGCGCATCCTAAAGGAAAGCGGAGTAACGTATAATGTTTACGGAGATGATCGAGAAAGAGTTTGGGGATTGGATCTTTTTCCCTTACTCATGGAAAGTAAGGAATGGGAAGGGATAGAAAGAGGACTCGCTCAAAGATCCGAATTACTGAATGAGATCTTAAAGGATGCGTACGGTCCTAAGCGTTTCTTGTTTGAACGAAAGATCCCTCATGAAGTCTTATTTCAATCCGGCGGCTTCTTAAGAGCATGTGCTCCGGTTTACGATTCCGCAAATTTTCGTTTAGCATTCGTTGCGACTGACGTTAGCCGAGATCACCAAGGAAATCATTATGTGATCGGAGATAGGATCCAAGCTCCTTCCGGTTCCGGTTATGCGCTTGAGAATAGGATCGTTCTTTCTCGTATTTTTCCTTCCTTATACAGAGATTCTCAAGTACATAGAGTGGCTCTCTATTTTAGAGCGCTTCGTAAGACATTGAATTCTTTTTCTCCTACAAGAGATAGGGAGCCTCTGATCATTCTTCTCACTCCTGGTCCTGGAAATGAAACTTATTTCGAGCATGCATATCTTGCAGGGTATCTCGGATACACATTGGCTCAATCAGAGGATCTAACCGTTCGTGAAAATAAGGTTTTTTTAAAGACTGTAGAAGGTCTACAGCAAGTGGATGTGATCTTTCGTCGAGTGGACGATTGGTACATGGATCCTTTGGAATTAAAGGGAGATTCTCTTTTAGGAGTTCCTGGGATCTTAGGCGCGGTCCGAGCAGGCCACGTGGTAGTTGCAAATCCGATCGGCTCCGGTTTTCTAGAGAATAGGGCAGTGCATGCCTATCTTGCTACATTATGTAAATTTTATTTAGGTGAGGATCTTATCCTGCCGAATGTTCCCACCCTTTGGATGGGAGAAGAATCTTCTCGCAATGAAGTCTTTTCGAATCCTCATAAATATGTTTTGAAACCTGCTATCCGTTCTCCATTGGATCCTTCTGTTTTCTTATCTTCTCTTAGCAATGCAGAGAGGGAAGAATGGAAGCAAAGAGTGGAGAATCGGCCGGAACGTTATGTGGCTCAGGAAATTCTTACCGGTTCCACCTGTCCTATCTTCTCCGGAAATTCGGAAGAACTTTTGGTCGGAAAATCCGTGCTGCGTACTTTTACCTGTCTTTCCGAGAACGGATATGTTTCTATGCCTGGCGGACTCGTTCGGGTTTCTCCCAAGCCTGACGAACTCATCATTACGAATCAGAGAGGAGCCATTTCTAAGGATCTTTGGATCCTTGCCTCGGAAGAGAAGAAGGAATTCAGTCTTCTCCCTGGTCATGTGGGAAGGATCCCGCTCAAGAGAAAGGGCACTGGGATCCCAAGCCGTGTCGCGGACAATATGTTCTGGATGGGACGTTATGCGGAACGGGCAGAGAACATGTCTAGACTTCTACGTGAAACGGTCCATAAGATCCTTGAGGCGGAAGAAACATACGAGAAGGAACAATTCTCCCTTCTTCTTGGAGTAGTGGATCAATTGTCCGGATTCAGTTCGGCATTCTTCGAGCCGAATGGGATCGATTCTTTGGATGCAGTCAGAGAAAAAGTATTCTCTCTCGTTACTTCTCCTCATTCGTCAGGAAGTATACGTCATGATCTCAATTTCTTTGTGGGTTCCAGCAAGGCCGTCCGAGATAGGATCTCCGATGATACTCGCTATTTGATCTCTAAATTGGAATCGGAGTATCCGAACAATTCCAGTTATGATGAGGTCTTGGAATATCTTCAAAAACTAGTGAATTTATTTGCCTCTCTTTCCGGACTTGCGAATGAGAGCATGAGTAGAGAAGCCGGTTACTTCTTCTTGGATATGGGGAAAAGATTGGAAAGAGCCCAGTTCATTTCTAGGCTCGTACTTTCTTCGATGGAAAGGACTACGATCTACAATAAAGGGATCTTTGAAAGTCTATTGAACGTTACCGATATCCGAATCACCTATCGACGCCGTTATAAATATCGGATAGAAGCAGAGTCTGTGTTGGACATTCTACTTTTTGACGAGAGTAATCCTAGATCCCTTGCCTTTCAGTTGGAAAGACTGAGAGAGAATACTATGTTCGTTTCCGGCGGCAAAGATGGGGAGATCTCTGAAGAGATCCAAATACTTACGGATCTTCTGGCAAGGTTCAGAGAAGAAGACGCCAAAAGGATCTTCGAATATGCGGACCCTGCCGGTGGACTCAAGAGATGGCTGATTGATATATTAGATATTTTGAAATCTCTTTCTGACGCTGTGGCGAGAAAATACTTCCGTTATGTGGAGAACCAAGTCAGACTAGGAGGTCCGTATGGCTGA
- a CDS encoding imelysin family protein, with the protein MRPKHTKWQETILFPWRSNRLLIPFWVLFSLFLILFLFVSCTPKNSASAESGINGYLYRMFNSFDPKAMLSNMGTNVMPPLYADLGTQADDLLTKTNAIVGGCSSGALSGLQTSWLANMSAVQKVEMFRFGIMSSPYVHVDPFSIEYLSETPPINDDLDDLDLFSGSSLGSAQVYINGLDRDARGLTSIEYILFSKPSPNWGTAPDCSDFTTSRTYLLQALVVDYNNNIHTMSDAWNVSGTNYGAQIANAGSGSTSFTSSGAALDAILTGAIQLLTIMKDGKLEIPADLSKGGDGSSPDSSRPESRFSANSFQNLQDNLSTFKIVYNGNGTGAGLSDYVKFYSPDLDTEITSTIADLETVLATTKSTGGWGSSNLPNIKAAVKDIGHLLTILNTELAAITGAGSVSGGPGGDGD; encoded by the coding sequence ATGCGACCAAAACATACAAAATGGCAGGAAACGATTTTGTTTCCATGGCGTTCCAATCGACTATTGATCCCATTTTGGGTGTTATTCAGTCTTTTTCTTATCTTATTCCTTTTCGTTTCTTGTACTCCTAAAAACTCCGCAAGCGCTGAATCCGGTATCAACGGATATCTATATCGAATGTTCAATTCATTCGATCCAAAAGCAATGTTGAGTAATATGGGAACCAACGTAATGCCGCCTTTGTATGCGGATCTTGGGACTCAAGCAGATGATCTATTAACAAAAACGAATGCGATTGTAGGCGGTTGTTCTTCGGGAGCATTGAGTGGTCTTCAGACTTCCTGGCTTGCTAACATGAGTGCCGTTCAAAAGGTAGAGATGTTCCGTTTCGGGATCATGTCCTCGCCTTATGTTCATGTGGATCCTTTCTCTATCGAATACTTGAGCGAGACTCCTCCTATCAATGATGACTTGGACGATTTGGATCTTTTCAGCGGCTCTAGCTTGGGATCCGCTCAAGTCTATATCAATGGATTGGATAGAGATGCGAGAGGATTGACTTCGATCGAATACATTTTATTCAGTAAGCCTTCTCCAAACTGGGGAACAGCTCCTGATTGTTCCGATTTTACTACGAGCCGCACATATCTACTGCAGGCTCTTGTAGTAGATTATAATAATAATATTCATACCATGTCCGATGCATGGAATGTAAGCGGTACAAATTATGGAGCTCAGATCGCTAATGCAGGAAGCGGCTCGACTTCATTTACAAGTTCAGGAGCTGCGTTAGACGCAATTTTAACCGGAGCGATTCAACTTTTAACCATCATGAAGGATGGAAAGTTGGAGATTCCCGCAGATCTTTCTAAGGGGGGAGACGGCTCTTCTCCAGATTCGAGTAGACCTGAATCCAGATTTTCGGCGAACTCCTTTCAAAATCTCCAAGATAATTTAAGCACTTTCAAGATCGTATATAATGGAAATGGAACCGGAGCTGGACTTTCCGATTATGTAAAATTCTATAGTCCTGATCTGGATACCGAGATCACTAGTACGATCGCCGATCTGGAAACTGTCCTTGCTACTACTAAGTCAACTGGAGGTTGGGGGAGTTCCAATCTTCCTAATATCAAGGCTGCAGTGAAGGACATAGGTCATCTATTAACTATTTTGAATACTGAATTAGCCGCGATCACTGGTGCCGGATCTGTGTCGGGCGGACCTGGAGGGGACGGAGACTGA
- a CDS encoding TonB-dependent receptor family protein produces MFPRRSFRLILLVFVFIPFSFLLSQPNDSNNGSSDEDTSKKETSPSEESVNEKRRRFLESGQINVIGSKDDDIKKIPGSASVIGKKILKETNPIDSMEALRRVPGATIRYQDAVGLTPNIAFRGVSNEESRKTLILEDGVFTSLSPYGQPESYFIPHIDRMERVEVVKGSGSILFGPTTLGGIVNYVTRKPPEKPTFNAKVIGGMNGYASGLLQYGGTSQATNTAYDISYLHTQGNGFRDYQGFKINDFNIKLMQKIGEKDTVFLKFQSYNQDSQATYLGLTQGLYWKNPKINPAKYDHKAIDRQAAVIGHDHTFNDNWKMITRAYWTNVGFKFRQESFSYNSQTDFGFASRPPDNAFGVYAPGLIGNQAGDVIYMLDSTPNRNFFFKTGGLETKVEGKFVTFGIEHEIAFGARVHSENVNAANNVFPYPNMTQGITTQQQNRNSRAFATYVQDSIKVTGKFKVIPGVRYENIHQNVYTHRRLATSADVVSGAASSVGQTLLVSEANDSVTRVVLPGIGLTYDITERFMWFSGAHTAFSPPTFSTLQNPAVGIGYKLSAERSNNYETGFRGNITRYFYTQVSTYALFFSNQIVNTNEAGSLTGAVPINAGKSVNRGVESNFVFDFGKFYQSRWEVPLEITYSYTKAISTTYQPIGTVQNADGTVSVTNQPQLAINSSGNVIKVNTNGNYLPYVPMHTFIGGIGFKSPQGFYARMEYQYFDKQYSDLQNTKNQSTDGSQGVVPSYGIWNADFGYEVPGGRWSFFVNGKNLQDRVYISGRLPVGIQQGPYRQINIGFTLKLD; encoded by the coding sequence ATGTTTCCAAGAAGAAGTTTCCGACTCATCTTATTAGTTTTTGTTTTCATTCCATTCAGTTTTCTTCTTTCGCAACCGAACGACTCGAATAACGGCTCTTCGGATGAGGATACGTCTAAAAAAGAAACCTCTCCCTCGGAGGAATCTGTAAACGAAAAGAGAAGAAGGTTCCTAGAAAGTGGTCAGATCAATGTGATCGGTTCCAAAGACGACGATATCAAAAAGATCCCTGGATCCGCGAGTGTTATCGGAAAGAAGATCTTAAAGGAAACGAATCCGATCGATTCTATGGAAGCCTTGCGTCGGGTTCCCGGTGCTACCATTCGTTATCAGGATGCAGTGGGTTTAACTCCGAACATCGCGTTTCGAGGCGTGAGTAATGAGGAGTCCCGTAAGACATTGATCTTAGAGGATGGGGTATTTACTTCCCTCAGTCCGTACGGACAACCGGAGAGTTATTTCATTCCTCATATTGATCGAATGGAAAGAGTAGAGGTAGTGAAAGGCTCGGGTTCCATTCTATTCGGACCGACTACTCTCGGAGGTATCGTAAACTATGTAACCCGCAAGCCTCCCGAAAAGCCTACATTCAATGCGAAAGTCATCGGGGGAATGAACGGATACGCATCCGGTCTTTTGCAATACGGTGGAACTTCTCAGGCTACGAATACCGCATACGATATCTCTTATCTTCATACGCAAGGAAACGGTTTTAGGGATTATCAGGGTTTCAAGATCAATGATTTCAATATCAAGCTCATGCAAAAGATCGGAGAGAAGGATACTGTCTTTTTAAAATTCCAATCCTATAACCAAGATTCTCAAGCAACCTACCTAGGTTTGACCCAAGGATTGTATTGGAAGAATCCGAAGATCAACCCTGCTAAATACGATCATAAGGCAATCGACAGACAGGCTGCTGTCATAGGTCACGATCATACTTTTAATGATAATTGGAAGATGATCACTAGAGCCTACTGGACAAACGTAGGATTTAAGTTTCGCCAAGAATCCTTCTCTTATAATAGCCAAACTGATTTCGGATTTGCATCCCGTCCGCCGGACAATGCGTTCGGTGTTTATGCACCAGGATTGATAGGGAACCAAGCTGGGGATGTGATCTATATGTTAGATTCCACTCCGAATCGGAACTTCTTCTTTAAAACAGGCGGCTTGGAAACTAAGGTAGAAGGAAAGTTCGTTACCTTCGGGATCGAACATGAAATTGCTTTCGGTGCGAGAGTGCATTCCGAAAATGTAAATGCTGCAAATAACGTATTCCCTTATCCTAATATGACCCAAGGGATCACCACTCAGCAACAGAATAGAAACTCCAGAGCATTTGCTACGTATGTGCAGGACTCGATCAAGGTAACTGGAAAGTTCAAAGTGATTCCAGGAGTTCGTTATGAGAATATCCATCAAAACGTTTATACTCATAGAAGACTTGCTACTTCGGCGGATGTGGTTTCGGGAGCTGCTTCCAGCGTAGGCCAGACTCTTTTAGTAAGCGAGGCGAATGATTCAGTAACCAGAGTTGTTTTGCCAGGGATTGGTCTTACATACGATATCACAGAGCGGTTTATGTGGTTTTCCGGTGCTCATACAGCATTTTCTCCTCCTACTTTCTCTACATTGCAGAACCCTGCAGTCGGTATCGGTTATAAGTTGAGTGCAGAGAGATCTAATAACTATGAGACAGGCTTTAGAGGGAATATTACCCGCTACTTCTATACTCAGGTAAGCACATACGCATTATTCTTTTCGAATCAGATCGTAAACACAAATGAGGCTGGATCTCTCACCGGTGCTGTTCCGATCAATGCAGGTAAGTCTGTGAACCGAGGAGTAGAAAGTAATTTCGTTTTCGACTTTGGAAAATTCTACCAATCTAGATGGGAAGTTCCATTAGAGATTACTTATTCTTATACAAAGGCGATCTCTACTACATACCAACCGATCGGAACTGTGCAGAATGCGGATGGTACAGTTAGCGTCACCAACCAGCCCCAGCTCGCAATCAATTCCAGTGGAAACGTGATCAAGGTAAACACCAACGGAAATTATCTGCCATACGTTCCAATGCATACTTTCATTGGAGGAATAGGCTTTAAGAGTCCCCAAGGTTTTTATGCAAGAATGGAATACCAATACTTCGATAAGCAATACTCCGATTTGCAGAATACAAAAAACCAAAGTACTGACGGAAGCCAGGGAGTGGTTCCCTCGTATGGGATTTGGAATGCGGACTTCGGCTATGAGGTTCCAGGGGGAAGGTGGTCCTTCTTCGTAAATGGAAAGAACTTACAAGATAGGGTCTATATTTCCGGAAGACTTCCTGTGGGGATCCAACAGGGGCCTTACAGGCAGATCAATATAGGATTCACATTGAAGCTGGATTGA
- a CDS encoding transglutaminase family protein, whose product MAEYSIRHLTHYTYEKEVSHCLNLAHLCPTSNDRQICRELRIVILPKPTVTEFRTDYFGNTVYSFAVESPHKVLSVTAEAKVSTSDPVKKATTSLTFREVLEKLKFSTDKDTLEALEFVGDSPFINRSNLYKNFLEKYLPSDRPYLDAVLDYVKKFREDFKFKAGSTNIYTPLEEVLDKKEGVCQDFTHLSVAAFRSLGFPCKYVSGYIETYPPPGKPKLRGSDATHAWISVYSPGAGWFDFDPTNGKAITEEYIHTSVGRDFSDVSPLKGILFGGGKHKLKVEVDVSPMGDPDAIGNHI is encoded by the coding sequence ATGGCTGAGTATTCCATTCGACATCTCACGCATTATACGTATGAGAAGGAAGTCTCTCACTGCCTAAATCTGGCTCACCTTTGTCCTACTTCCAATGATAGACAGATCTGTCGTGAACTTAGGATCGTAATTCTTCCAAAACCTACCGTTACCGAATTCAGAACGGACTATTTCGGAAACACTGTTTATTCCTTCGCTGTTGAATCTCCTCATAAGGTACTCTCCGTTACTGCAGAAGCAAAAGTATCCACTTCCGATCCAGTAAAGAAAGCGACTACTTCTCTTACTTTCAGGGAAGTTTTGGAGAAGTTAAAGTTTTCTACGGACAAGGATACCCTGGAAGCGCTGGAGTTTGTGGGAGATTCTCCCTTTATCAATCGTTCTAATCTATATAAGAATTTTCTAGAAAAGTATCTTCCTTCCGATCGCCCATACTTGGATGCAGTCTTGGATTATGTGAAGAAATTCAGAGAAGACTTTAAGTTCAAGGCCGGAAGTACGAATATCTATACTCCTCTGGAAGAAGTGTTGGATAAGAAGGAAGGAGTCTGTCAGGACTTTACCCATCTTTCGGTAGCTGCATTTCGTTCATTGGGTTTTCCCTGCAAATACGTTTCAGGCTATATAGAAACCTATCCTCCTCCAGGAAAACCTAAGTTGAGAGGAAGTGATGCAACCCATGCTTGGATCTCAGTTTATTCTCCTGGAGCGGGATGGTTCGATTTCGATCCTACGAATGGAAAAGCAATCACCGAGGAGTATATTCATACTTCAGTAGGTCGTGACTTCTCCGATGTCTCCCCATTGAAAGGGATCCTATTCGGAGGAGGAAAGCATAAGCTTAAGGTAGAAGTGGACGTTTCTCCGATGGGAGATCCGGACGCGATCGGAAATCATATCTGA
- a CDS encoding acyl-CoA desaturase, giving the protein MEQTKKKLALKTTIFLIATPIIGVIGTGALLLTRGIPLNTWLVYLFMTAATGLAITGGYHRLFSHRAYKASLPVRLFYILFGAAAFQQSVVEWSSDHRIHHRFVDKEEDPYAITKGFWYAHILWLFENRDHRTPVNVNDLYEDKLVKFQDDYYYAIAIFMGFIFPTLLCSLWGDALGGLLLAGSLRVAVNHHMTFFINSLAHYKGDQPFSDKHTAKDNWLIALFTFGEGYHNFHHEFQADYRNGIRWFDYDPTKWLINTFAFFGLASDRKTISEEQILRKKMIMDEKQLRGKLESKSQSLSQGFEERLEALRNSVQESQQRLITLKAAEADAGKKAIKDAESDFKVALNTWKRFVSGDLAPA; this is encoded by the coding sequence ATGGAACAAACGAAAAAGAAACTAGCACTGAAGACTACCATCTTCTTGATTGCGACTCCAATCATTGGAGTCATTGGTACGGGAGCATTGCTTCTTACCCGGGGAATCCCTTTAAACACATGGTTGGTCTACTTATTCATGACCGCAGCCACTGGACTCGCGATCACAGGAGGATACCATCGTCTATTCTCTCATCGCGCTTATAAGGCATCCCTGCCGGTCAGATTATTCTATATTCTCTTTGGAGCAGCTGCATTCCAACAATCCGTAGTCGAATGGAGTTCCGATCACAGGATCCATCACCGATTCGTGGATAAAGAAGAAGATCCGTATGCGATCACAAAAGGATTCTGGTACGCACATATTCTTTGGTTATTCGAGAATAGAGATCACAGAACACCTGTGAACGTGAATGATCTATACGAAGATAAATTAGTCAAATTCCAAGACGATTATTATTATGCGATTGCGATCTTCATGGGATTCATCTTCCCTACTCTTCTATGCTCTCTTTGGGGAGATGCGTTGGGTGGATTATTGCTGGCAGGATCTCTTAGAGTTGCGGTCAACCATCACATGACCTTCTTTATCAACTCTCTTGCTCATTATAAAGGCGACCAACCTTTCTCGGACAAACATACCGCGAAAGACAACTGGCTAATCGCTCTCTTCACTTTCGGAGAAGGATATCATAACTTCCACCACGAGTTCCAAGCAGATTACAGAAACGGAATCCGTTGGTTTGATTACGATCCAACCAAATGGCTCATCAATACGTTTGCATTCTTTGGATTAGCTTCCGACAGAAAGACTATCTCAGAAGAACAGATCCTTCGCAAGAAAATGATCATGGATGAGAAGCAGCTTCGTGGCAAATTGGAATCCAAGTCCCAATCCTTAAGCCAAGGCTTTGAAGAAAGACTGGAAGCTTTGAGAAATTCAGTGCAGGAATCCCAGCAAAGACTGATCACTCTGAAAGCTGCCGAGGCAGATGCAGGAAAGAAGGCGATCAAGGATGCAGAGTCCGATTTCAAAGTCGCTCTGAATACTTGGAAGAGATTCGTCTCTGGAGACCTGGCACCAGCTTAA